One Rhizoctonia solani chromosome 2, complete sequence DNA segment encodes these proteins:
- a CDS encoding dolichyl-phosphate-mannose-protein mannosyltransferase — MSDAASGARRRGYGRGATEHGSIATASVIDDDDHPRRDMMGLWNPNGERERATNAPFESESTSLAVMGALTALAFLLRFYKINQPDQVVFDEVHFGKFAAYYILREYYFDVHPPFAKMLLAAAGWFSGFDGKFEFENIGDSYTEHHVPYVGIRALPAVLGSLTVPIVFQIMKESGYPTIVSAFTAALVLFDNGHVTQSRLILLDAQLCFFMALSLYSYIRFRKLRYAEYSSEWWTWLIATGVFLACTLGCKMVGLFTFATIGTAVLVDLWSLLDIRRGHTMESFGRHFAARAFGLIIVPAIVYLSFFWVHFAILTNSGSGDSFMSPAFQETLKGNELLMNSQEIRYYDTITMRHKDTKTFLHSHVERYPMRYEDGRISSQGQQVTGYPHNDTNNDWQVIPTKAIPSTGRGRVVRHNDVVQLLHIKTDTYLMTHDVASPLMPTNQEFTTIDANDESRYNDTLFQIQINDAHEGEPWKSKSGHFKLIHIPTKVAMWTHPSPLPDWAFNQQEINGNKNSAEKSCTWYVDDIVADEYGTQSERITNVAPRPPKHMNFFRKFGELQLLMLQHNAGLTASHPYASGPINWPFLLSGISFWTESDSKKQIYMVGNVLGWWFCVMALSIFLGVLGADQLARRRGIVPIPDPVRNRLYNSTGFFLLAWAYHYFPFFLMNRQLFVHHYLPAHLASALVAGSVFNFILSETIHYPISIAGPSTRLRPRQKSDLGFKAAIAATGFAVALLMVFLFIAPLTYGTSSLDGHQVNRRRILSTWTLHFAGK, encoded by the exons ATGAGTGACGCTGCGTCTGGGGCACGGAGGCGAGGATACGGTCGGGGTGCGACTGAACATGGCAGTATCGCGACTGCGAGTGTTATCGACGATGACGACCACCCTCGACGCGACATGATGGGGCTCTGGAACCCTAACGGCGAG AGAGAACGCGCGACTAATGCGCCGTTTGAGTCTGAGAGCACGAGTCTCGCGGTCATGGGTGCACTCACAGCACTCGCGTTCTTGCTACGATTTTACAAGATTAACCAGCCAGACCAGGTCGT CTTTGACGAGGTCCACTTTGGAAAATTCGCCGCATACTATATCTTGCGTGAATACTATTTCGATGTGCACCCTCCATTTGCAAAGATGCTCCTCGCTGCCGCCGGCTGGTTCTCTGGCTTTGACGGTAAATTCGAGTTTGAGAATATCGGGGACAGCTACACCGAACATCACGTCCCCTATGTCGGCATCCGTGCTCTCCCTGCGGTTCTCGGCAGCTTGACGGTCCCCATCGTATTCCAGATAATGAAGGAAAGCGGCTATCCCACTATCGTCTCGGCGTTTACTGCCGCCCTTGTTCTTTTTG ACAACGGACACGTCACCCAGTCTCGCCTTATTCTTCTCGATGCACAGCTATGCTTTTTCATGGCCCTGTCACTGTACTCGTACATCCGCTTCCGCAAACTCCGATACGC CGAGTATTCATCCGAGTGGTGGACTTGGTTGATCGCGACAGGCGTGTTTTTGGCATGCACTCTGGGATGCAAAATGGTTGGTCTCTTCACATTCGCCACTATCGGAACCGCCGTCTTGGTCGACTTGTGGAGTTTGTTGGATATCAGACGTGGTCATACTATG GAATCGTTCGGACGTCACTTTGCTGCCCGCGCATTTGGTTTGATCATCGTACCCGCCATTGTCTATCTGTCTTTCTTCTGGGTTCACTTTGCTATTCTTACCAACTCGGGCAGTGGCGACTCTTTCATGAGCCCTGCTTTCCAAGAGACTCTCAAGGGCAATGAATTGCTGATGAACAGTCAGGAGATCCGCTACTACGATACTATTACTATGCGCCACAAGGAtaccaagaccttccttcACTCACACGTTGAACGCTACCCAATGCGCTACGAAGATGGTCGTATCAGTAGTCAAGGCCAGCAAGTCACTGGTTATCCACACAACGATACCAACAACGACTGGCAGGTTATTCCTACCAAGGCCATCCCATCCACTGGCCGTGGTCGCGTTGTCCGCCACAACGATGTTGTTCAACTTTTACACATCAAGACCGACACCTACCTTATGACACACGATGTcgcctcgcccttgatgccCACAAACCAAGAGTTCACCACTATCGACGCCAACGACGAGTCGCGTTACAATGACACCTTGTTCCAGATTCAGATCAATGATGCACACGAGGGGGAGCCCTGGAAGAGCAAGTCCGGTCACTTCAAGTTGATTCATATCCCTACCAAAGTCGCCATGTGGACTCATCCAAGCCCCCTTCCCGACTGGGCCTTCAACCAGCAAGAGATCAACGGAAACAAGAACTCGGCCGAAAAGTCTTGCACTTGGTATGTTGATGATATTGTTGCAGATGAAT ACGGTACCCAGAGCGAACGTATCACTAACGTTGCGCCTCGCCCTCCCAAACATATGAACTTCTTCCGCAAATTCGGCGAGCTACAACTTCTGATGTTGCAGCATAACGCTGGACTGACTGCTTCGCATCCATATGCGTCTGGCCCGATTAACTGGCCATTCCTTCTCAGTGGGATCAGTTTCTGGACTGAGAGCGACTCTAAGAAGCAGATTTATATGGTTGGAAATGTTCTTGGTTGGTGGTTCTGCGTGATGGCACTCTCAATCTTCTTGGGCGTCCTTGGCGCCGATCAACTCGCTAGGAGGCGTGGTATTGTTCCTATCCCCGATC CTGTCCGGAATCGTCTGTACAACTCAACCGGATTCTTCCTGCTCGCTTGGGCCTACCACTACTTCCCATTCTTCCTCATGAACCGCCAGCTCTTTGTCCACCACTACCTCCCAGCACATCTCGCATCCGCCCTTGTTGCCGGTTCCGTCTTCAACTTCATCCTTTCTGAAACCATTCACTATCCTATCTCTATTGCTGGCCCATCCACCCGTCTTCGCCCCCGTCAAAAGAGCGATCTCGGATTCAAGGCTGCCATCGCAGCTACTGGATTCGCTGTCGCACTTTTGATGGTGTTCCTGTTCATTGCGCCATTGACATACGGAACGAGCTCGCTCGACGGCCACCAAGTCAACAGGAGGAGAATTCTGTCCACCTGGACTTTGCACTTTGCGGGCAAATAA
- a CDS encoding ribosomal L37ae protein family: MVLLSTTSKSRGLPNSHPNLLPDPHKHTSADPVKTPDIQNDQAHEKSWRYWKVRNGKFRRYGASLRKQVKKMEVTQHARYTCTFCGKDSVKRTAVGIWNCRSCKKVIAGGAWTVSTTAAATVRSTIRRLRELTEA; encoded by the exons ATGGTACTTCTCAGTACCACTTCCAAATCAAGAGGCTTACCCAACTCACATCCGAATTTGCTTCCGGATCCACACAAACACACATCCGCAGACCCCGTCAAGACCCCCGACATCCAAAATG ACCAAGCGCACGAGAAAAGTTGGCGTTACTGGAAAGTACGGAACGGCAAGTTTCGG CGTTATGGTGCTTCCCTGCGTAAGCAAGTGAAGAAG ATGGAGGTCACTCAACACGCTCGCTACACCTGCACTTTCTGCGGAAAG GACTCGGTCAAGCGCACCGCTGTTGGTATCTGGAACTGCCGCTCGTGCAAGAAGGTGATTGCTGGCGGTGCATGGACTGTTTCGACCACTGCTGCGGCGACTGTCCGAAG TACCATTCGTCGTCTGCGCGAGCTTACTGAGGCATAA